Proteins encoded together in one Nostoc sp. PCC 7524 window:
- a CDS encoding S-layer homology domain-containing protein: MFNLNRWQSGTAALMALSVTAGTVAPFVVAAPSFAQNTFFDVSSNYWAAPFIRELSQRGVIAGFPDGSFRPEEPVTRAQFAAMVNKAFQKAPQRQAIRFVDVPTNYWGYSAIQQAYTIGFLSGYPGNRFEPNQAIPRQQVLVSLANGLQYNPGANVESTLQYFNDANNIAGYARSPIAAATEQKIVVNYPNVRFLNPTATATRAQVAAFIYQALVSSNQASAINSPYIVALQTTTPTPIAVTIPQGTVIPVKYDKAEKILVTKDETAPLTLTVEQNVITQEGAVVVPAGSQVIGQLRPAQGGSQFVANKLVLTTGQEYDISATSEVITKTETVRKGTSTGTILKNTVLGAGAAAAVSAVTGDRAVATEEVLGGAAIGGLIGLFFGRNSVDLIAIDPDTDLQMTINQNLQVSLR, from the coding sequence ATGTTTAATTTAAATCGTTGGCAATCTGGCACAGCTGCACTCATGGCTTTAAGTGTCACAGCAGGAACTGTCGCACCTTTTGTTGTAGCTGCTCCATCCTTTGCTCAAAATACCTTTTTTGATGTTTCATCTAACTATTGGGCAGCACCTTTTATTCGAGAATTATCACAACGTGGTGTCATTGCTGGGTTTCCTGATGGTAGTTTCCGCCCAGAAGAACCAGTAACTCGCGCTCAATTTGCCGCAATGGTCAATAAAGCTTTCCAAAAAGCACCACAACGGCAAGCTATTAGATTTGTAGACGTACCTACCAACTATTGGGGATATAGTGCGATTCAGCAAGCCTATACCATCGGTTTCTTGTCAGGTTATCCCGGCAACCGCTTTGAACCAAACCAAGCCATTCCCCGACAGCAAGTTTTAGTTTCCCTCGCCAACGGACTACAATATAATCCCGGTGCTAACGTTGAAAGCACTCTGCAATATTTCAACGATGCCAATAATATAGCTGGTTATGCTCGTAGCCCCATCGCTGCCGCCACAGAGCAAAAAATCGTCGTTAATTACCCCAATGTCAGGTTTTTAAATCCCACCGCCACTGCTACCCGCGCCCAGGTAGCAGCTTTTATCTACCAAGCATTAGTTAGTTCCAATCAAGCCTCAGCTATTAACTCTCCCTATATCGTGGCTCTTCAAACCACAACCCCTACACCTATAGCGGTAACAATTCCTCAAGGAACAGTTATCCCAGTGAAGTACGACAAGGCAGAAAAAATCCTGGTGACAAAAGATGAAACAGCACCCTTGACACTTACAGTAGAACAAAATGTCATCACCCAAGAAGGTGCTGTAGTTGTTCCGGCTGGTAGTCAAGTAATCGGTCAACTCAGACCTGCACAGGGTGGTTCTCAATTCGTTGCTAACAAACTGGTTTTAACTACAGGTCAAGAGTACGACATCAGCGCCACTTCTGAGGTCATTACCAAAACAGAAACCGTTAGAAAAGGTACTAGCACCGGTACAATTCTCAAGAATACTGTTTTAGGTGCAGGTGCTGCTGCTGCTGTATCTGCGGTTACAGGCGATCGCGCCGTTGCCACGGAAGAAGTTTTAGGCGGTGCTGCTATTGGTGGTTTAATTGGCTTATTCTTTGGCAGAAATAGCGTTGATTTAATCGCTATCGACCCAGACACCGACTTACAAATGACTATTAATCAGAATTTACAAGTTTCATTGAGATAG